AATAAAGGGGTTTTCTTTGATTTCTATATTATCTTTAGATTCATTTTCCTCAGTTTTTGTATCATTTTCTTGATCTGTTTTGTTTGTGTCAGTATTATATACATTTTTAGTGTTATTATCTGTTTTTTGCTCGTCTGCTCTTGTATCATTGGTATTATTGTCTATTTTTGTATCTGGCATATCATGGTTCATGTTTTCATTTTTTAAGCTACTATCTAAACTCTTATTGTTCGTTTCACGAGTATCATTTTCAGGTTCTGTTTTATTTTCTGTTTCATTTAATTGATTAAAATCATCCATCAAATATTCAAATTCATTAGTTTCAATGTTTAGTTCATCATTGTCATCGATTGTATCGATTCCATAAACATTAAATTCCATTTTGTTTAAAAATTCAGACTTGTTTTCATAGTATTTTGACTTTTCAATCGGTTCAGTTCCTGAGATAAATATTTCATTTATTATTGTTTCATTAGGTACTCCTTCTGGTAATAATCCTGTTTCTGATTGTACTTCTACATTGACTATTCCTTTAGGTTTTATAAAAACTTTTTTAGGTAAGTTCTTGTGGTATTCTGCCATAAACTTGCCCCAACTAGGACCAGCAAGGCTTGTTCCTGTTCCAGCAGTTCCTAATGAATATCCCTTTTTATCAAAACCAACCCACATAGCCGTTGTTATGTAGGGTGAATATCCTATTGCCCATCCGTCTGCCCAGTTTTGGGTGGTTCCTGATTTTCCTGCAATGTCAGATTTGAAGTCTTTAAGATTTGTATATCTTTGATTTGATAAAGTTCCGTATTGGATTGTTGATTTCATCATGTCTGTCATAATATAGGCAGTTTGAGGAGATACTATTTGTGCATTAGTCCCTTTATTTTTGATTGCTGTTAATATTTCAGATTCTACGTTTGCTATTACTTTTCCGTTTCTATCTTCAATATATCTAATTCCATATGGTTCTACTTCTTTGCCATTATTCCCCAAAATTGCAAATGCTCTTGCCATTTGTATTGGGGATGTTGATATGATGCCAAGTGCAAGAGGATATACTTTAGGGAATGTTTTGTTGATTTCATTTTGATCTTTGATTCCTAATAATTTAGCAGAATATTTAATTGCGTTTTCAAATCCTAGTATATCTAATATTCTAAGAGCGGGAATATTTAGGGATAAAGCTAGTACTTTACGTGTTAATATATTTCCTCTCCATTTTCCTCCGTAGTTTTCAGGAGCATAAACTTCTCCATCTTGATTTAAGAAAGCTACTGGAGAATCTGAAAACATTGTTGCAGCTGTGATTTTTTTTAAGTCAATAGCTGCTGAAAAGTATAGGGCTTTAAATGCACTTCCAGGTTGTATTTTTGCTTGGGTTGCTCTATTAAATTCGCTTCCCTTTCTATATCCACTTCCTCCAACCATTGCTTTTATCGCTCCTGTTGTAGTATCTATTGCTATGAATGCGCCTTCTGGTTGTACAGTTAAGTTTGGATTTGTTTTATTGTTTATTGTGTATTCTCTTGTTGCTTTGTCTATTTTATCAATGCCTAATATTGCTGCAAAGCTTGCAATTAAATCAATATTGTCTTCATAGAATTTTTTTGTTCTTAATTTTTTGTATTGCCTACCATTTATTCTAGTGCTTCTTATTCCAAGTAAATCAGCTATTGTATCAATTACGGGAACTATTTCTGAGTTAATTATCAGTGTCTCAGATGATTTGGTAGAGTTATACATTTTTCTTGCTCTTGTAATCATTTCTTGTGTAACTTCATCTGCATACTTTTGTGCATCAAGGTCAAGTGTCGTGTATATTGAGTACCCGTCTTTGTATATATTGGTTCTGGCTGGAAGATGCTTAATGATTCTTTGTCTTATATATTCTGAGAAATAAGGTGCGTGATCTTCTTTATCAGAGATAGCTGATGTGTCTGCCATGC
The DNA window shown above is from Borrelia anserina Es and carries:
- a CDS encoding PBP1A family penicillin-binding protein produces the protein MKSLKFRTRTKILIYLTYFTISFSIILLSIAIVETINIQRDKKFGEVNPAIPSKLFDTNGRLITQFISDENRELLSLREMPDNLISTLLIREDLNFFFHRGFSLIGIFRAAFNIILGRYFSGGSTLTQQLAKLLYTNQARRSILRKLNEIWWAIQLEKKLSKYEILEKYLNKVYFGNGNYGVVAASKFFFNKSVKDINTAEAVLMIIQLPNAKLYSPFYNPEFAKKIQKTVLNQVVSHGIISPQLAETEFNEYWRTYDWTRMADTSAISDKEDHAPYFSEYIRQRIIKHLPARTNIYKDGYSIYTTLDLDAQKYADEVTQEMITRARKMYNSTKSSETLIINSEIVPVIDTIADLLGIRSTRINGRQYKKLRTKKFYEDNIDLIASFAAILGIDKIDKATREYTINNKTNPNLTVQPEGAFIAIDTTTGAIKAMVGGSGYRKGSEFNRATQAKIQPGSAFKALYFSAAIDLKKITAATMFSDSPVAFLNQDGEVYAPENYGGKWRGNILTRKVLALSLNIPALRILDILGFENAIKYSAKLLGIKDQNEINKTFPKVYPLALGIISTSPIQMARAFAILGNNGKEVEPYGIRYIEDRNGKVIANVESEILTAIKNKGTNAQIVSPQTAYIMTDMMKSTIQYGTLSNQRYTNLKDFKSDIAGKSGTTQNWADGWAIGYSPYITTAMWVGFDKKGYSLGTAGTGTSLAGPSWGKFMAEYHKNLPKKVFIKPKGIVNVEVQSETGLLPEGVPNETIINEIFISGTEPIEKSKYYENKSEFLNKMEFNVYGIDTIDDNDELNIETNEFEYLMDDFNQLNETENKTEPENDTRETNNKSLDSSLKNENMNHDMPDTKIDNNTNDTRADEQKTDNNTKNVYNTDTNKTDQENDTKTEENESKDNIEIKENPFIDNNKHKDVNGENIQLD